The following coding sequences are from one Kogia breviceps isolate mKogBre1 chromosome X, mKogBre1 haplotype 1, whole genome shotgun sequence window:
- the CCDC160 gene encoding coiled-coil domain-containing protein 160, translated as MDARRKHWKVNMFAPFFSAQDILDEASQFESSSEQMTLGKAKRMEGIFNLSSRKFQEENKFKRKEVISQPNENEQEPNLRERKINISKNEADTNSASCESSNLDIATEESFNSAEEPLSWGTKELSTPPRKDKKKKFTEGMSPKLRLNLLNEELEALNMKCRKIEEEFENAEKELLNCKKEVSSKPLSFQEAGMETSKKDWELQALRNDLSEKATDVKNLTEELQQAKEVIHKLSLENKDLKEAVRKLKQQTEVGNALLKEEVKTYYELEMEKIHGALNAITNELRVENTVQARNNRALELLRKHFASVTSSGAPGSFMGDFFLK; from the coding sequence ATGGATGCTAGAAGAAAACACTGGAAAGTTAATATGTTTGCTCCTTTTTTTAGTGCACAGGATATTCTAGATGAGGCTTCTCAGTTTGAATCTTCTTCTGAACAAATGACTTTAGGTAAGGCCAAGAGAATGGAAGGGATTTTTAATTTGTCTAGTAGAaagtttcaagaagaaaataaatttaaaaggaaagaagttatttctcaaccaaatgaaaatgaacaagaaccaaatttaagagagagaaagataaacattTCAAAGAATGAGGCAGACACAAATTCTGCCTCCTGTGAATCATCTAATTTGGACATTGCAACTGAAGAAAGCTTTAATAGTGCAGAAGAGCCTCTTAGCTGGGGTACAAAGGAATTATCAACTCCACCACGAaaagacaagaagaagaaattcacTGAAGGAATGTCTCCAAAACTTCGCCTGAATCTTTTGAATGAAGAGCTGGAAGCGCTTAATATGAAATgcagaaaaatagaagaggaattcGAAAATGCGGAAAAAGAACTTTTGAACTGCAAAAAAGAAGTCTCCTCAAAACCCCTAAGTTTTCAAGAAGCAGGGATGGAAACTTCCAAGAAAGACTGGGAACTTCAAGCTTTAAGAAATGACCTCTCTGAAAAAGCAACAGATGTTAAAAACTTAACAGAAGAGCTCCAGCAAGCCAAAGAGGTCATCCACAAGTTGAGCCTCGAGAACAAGGATTTAAAAGAAGCTGTTAGGAAGTTAAAGCAGCAAACTGAGGTTGGAAATGCACTcctaaaggaagaagtgaaaacgTATtatgaattagaaatggaaaagatccACGGAGCACTCAACGCCATCACGAATGAACTGAGAGTGGAGAATACTGTACAAGCAAGAAACAACAGAGCCCTGGAGTTGCTTAGGAAGCACTTTGCTTCTGTAACATCATCAGGTGCCCCTGGCAGCTTtatgggggatttttttttaaaataa